The Paenibacillus macerans genome includes a window with the following:
- a CDS encoding MarR family winged helix-turn-helix transcriptional regulator yields MEKFFVGKLISYIQRMNQKQLAALLKPYDIGGGGHHTYLKAILANPGINQDQLTSEAKFDKATTARCVKQLEEAGYVYRRIDDHDRRSYRLYPTQKAKDFEPTLRRIFEEHNRRFTSCLTEAEKEQLSSLLQKIYDSYQAD; encoded by the coding sequence ATGGAGAAGTTTTTCGTCGGCAAGTTGATCTCATACATCCAGCGCATGAACCAAAAGCAGCTAGCCGCCTTGCTGAAGCCTTACGACATCGGCGGCGGGGGGCACCACACTTACCTGAAGGCCATTTTGGCGAACCCCGGGATCAATCAGGATCAGCTGACAAGCGAAGCCAAGTTCGACAAAGCGACCACGGCCCGCTGCGTAAAGCAGCTGGAGGAGGCGGGCTATGTTTACCGCCGGATCGACGATCACGACCGCCGCTCCTACCGGTTGTATCCGACCCAAAAGGCCAAAGACTTCGAGCCGACGCTGCGGCGGATTTTTGAGGAACATAACCGCCGGTTTACAAGCTGCTTGACGGAGGCGGAAAAGGAACAGCTATCGAGTTTGCTGCAAAAGATCTACGACAGCTATCAGGCGGATTAA
- a CDS encoding MFS transporter — MKTESMGAPVSYQEDPQIQKRRWLILVVLNLFTFMSTLDGSIVNIALPVISKQLDLQVAEAEWVVTAYLMMICAAILFFGKLGDIVGKIKVFKWGMIIFTVGSLLCGFSSSLTMLVGSRLIQALGASMTMANNQGIITDIFPATERGRALGLIGTFVSLGSIAGPSLGGVIVSALGWEYIFWVNIPVGLIAIVIGWRTLPADRTKLGVKIDKAGSLLFPLFILALFSGLLLGQQIGYRDPRIIAALIIAAVVFIVFLWIETRKTEPMLQLSLFKNPLFSLSILCGFLVFVANFCFNIIAPFYTQSILNLSPSHAGLLMMLFPIVMVIVAPLSGALSDKIGSELLTFAGLIVMVIAQVGLAGLHGSSPIFLVGVWIGMLGLGSGLFQSPNNSLVMSKVPRTQLGIAGSINSLVRNVGMVVGITVATTTLFGVMSSLAGQRVTGLVPGRPDLFLSGMHVVFMTSATICLVAAVLTGWRLWSAKRAVRGEQLRSQ; from the coding sequence ATGAAAACGGAAAGTATGGGCGCTCCGGTATCCTATCAGGAGGATCCGCAAATCCAAAAGCGGCGCTGGCTTATTCTCGTCGTGCTGAATCTGTTTACGTTTATGTCGACGCTCGACGGCAGCATCGTTAACATCGCCCTCCCCGTTATTTCTAAGCAGCTTGATCTGCAGGTTGCCGAGGCCGAATGGGTGGTCACCGCCTACTTAATGATGATCTGCGCGGCGATTCTTTTTTTCGGCAAGCTGGGGGACATCGTCGGAAAAATCAAAGTTTTCAAGTGGGGCATGATTATCTTTACCGTGGGTTCGCTGCTTTGCGGGTTCAGCTCTTCATTGACGATGCTGGTCGGCTCGCGGTTGATCCAAGCGTTGGGGGCGTCGATGACGATGGCCAACAACCAGGGCATTATCACGGATATTTTTCCGGCTACGGAACGGGGGCGGGCGTTGGGGCTGATCGGCACGTTCGTATCTTTGGGCAGCATCGCCGGACCAAGCTTGGGCGGCGTCATCGTGTCCGCGCTCGGTTGGGAATATATTTTCTGGGTCAACATTCCGGTAGGGCTCATCGCCATCGTGATCGGCTGGAGAACGCTGCCTGCGGACCGCACCAAGCTGGGGGTAAAAATCGACAAAGCCGGCAGCCTGCTGTTCCCTTTATTTATTCTCGCCTTGTTCTCCGGCTTGCTGCTGGGACAGCAGATCGGCTACCGCGACCCGCGTATTATCGCCGCCCTGATCATTGCGGCCGTGGTGTTTATCGTTTTTCTCTGGATCGAAACGCGCAAGACCGAACCGATGCTGCAGCTGTCGCTGTTTAAAAATCCGCTGTTCAGCCTAAGCATCCTGTGCGGATTTCTCGTTTTTGTCGCCAATTTTTGTTTTAATATTATCGCACCTTTTTATACACAGAGCATTTTGAACCTTTCCCCATCGCATGCCGGGCTGCTGATGATGTTGTTCCCGATCGTGATGGTGATCGTCGCTCCGCTCAGCGGCGCGCTGTCGGACAAAATCGGTTCCGAGCTGCTCACCTTCGCCGGCCTGATCGTGATGGTCATCGCCCAGGTTGGCCTCGCCGGTCTTCACGGGAGCAGCCCTATTTTCCTGGTCGGCGTATGGATCGGGATGCTCGGTCTTGGAAGCGGCTTGTTCCAATCGCCCAACAATTCGCTGGTGATGTCCAAGGTGCCGAGAACGCAGCTGGGGATCGCCGGCAGCATCAACTCGCTTGTGCGCAACGTCGGCATGGTGGTCGGGATTACCGTCGCCACCACGACCTTGTTTGGCGTCATGAGCAGCCTCGCCGGCCAGCGGGTTACGGGACTGGTGCCGGGGCGCCCCGATCTGTTCCTCTCCGGCATGCACGTCGTCTTTATGACCTCGGCGACCATCTGCCTGGTGGCCGCGGTGCTGACGGGCTGGCGTCTATGGTCGGCCAAACGCGCCGTTCGCGGCGAACAGCTGCGTTCGCAGTAG
- the pxpB gene encoding 5-oxoprolinase subunit PxpB, which yields MNNGALGAGHLMETEIVPLGDTALVVKLGEAIHPAVNQKVRQLADYLEKNPFRWMVEYVPAFTSVTLYYDIMRLLSELGGTREQEEVVYPFELAAAFVRDELRKLEGTGLPPSRVIQIPVCYGGELGPDLTEVAEHHGLTPEEVIEIHTSADYLVYMLGFAPGFAYLGGMSERIATPRRQTPRLSIPAGTVGIAGDQTGVYPLETPGGWQLIGRTPIELFRPGQMPPTLLGAGDTVRFYPISRGQFDAWEEVTR from the coding sequence ATGAACAACGGGGCTTTGGGCGCCGGCCATTTAATGGAAACCGAAATCGTGCCGCTCGGAGATACCGCTCTGGTCGTAAAGCTTGGAGAGGCGATTCATCCGGCGGTGAATCAAAAAGTCAGGCAACTCGCCGATTATCTTGAAAAAAATCCGTTCCGGTGGATGGTGGAGTACGTTCCCGCCTTTACTTCGGTAACTCTATATTACGACATCATGCGGCTGCTGTCGGAGCTTGGCGGAACTAGAGAACAGGAGGAGGTCGTTTATCCGTTCGAGCTCGCTGCCGCTTTCGTTCGAGATGAGCTGCGAAAGCTTGAGGGCACCGGCCTTCCGCCGTCGAGAGTGATTCAAATTCCGGTTTGCTATGGCGGAGAATTGGGCCCGGATTTAACCGAAGTGGCGGAGCATCACGGTCTAACGCCCGAAGAAGTCATTGAGATACATACTTCGGCCGATTACCTGGTTTATATGCTTGGCTTCGCTCCCGGATTTGCCTATTTGGGAGGCATGTCGGAACGTATAGCGACACCGCGGAGACAGACGCCGAGACTGTCGATTCCGGCGGGTACGGTCGGCATTGCGGGGGATCAGACCGGCGTGTATCCGCTCGAAACGCCGGGCGGCTGGCAGCTCATCGGCAGAACGCCGATCGAGCTGTTCCGGCCGGGGCAAATGCCGCCAACCTTGCTGGGGGCGGGCGATACGGTACGCTTTTATCCGATATCCCGGGGGCAATTTGACGCTTGGGAGGAGGTTACAAGGTGA
- a CDS encoding biotin-dependent carboxyltransferase family protein has product MSLLIHKPGLLTTVQDLGRYGTQKYGVIVSGAMDAFALRIANLLVGNEEGAAGLEITMMGPEILFEQTALISICGGDLSPKLNGVSFPGWRTVLAPKGSVLTFGPMKQGCRAYLAVGGGLEVPVQMNSRSTYLRAGIGGYGGRALAKGDRLPVGNMCMRSLNLLALLARKAENSAGAVSRWSISADLIPPYEPNPTVRVIAGEQYDLFREESKTLFVSEPFEVLPQSDRMGYRFKGPELKLEKNEEMVSSAVTMGTVQVPPDGHPIVLMADRQTSGGYPKIAQVASADLPLLAQVNLGGKVSFQIISLREAQRQLVEREKAVLTLRRGLDLLQQQK; this is encoded by the coding sequence GTGAGCCTCTTGATCCATAAACCCGGCCTGCTGACGACAGTGCAGGATTTGGGCCGATACGGCACGCAAAAATACGGCGTCATCGTCAGCGGAGCGATGGATGCCTTCGCCTTGCGCATCGCGAATCTGCTCGTTGGCAATGAGGAGGGGGCAGCCGGGCTCGAGATTACGATGATGGGCCCGGAGATCCTGTTCGAGCAAACGGCGTTAATCTCGATTTGCGGCGGGGATTTGTCGCCCAAGCTAAACGGAGTATCGTTTCCGGGCTGGCGGACCGTTCTGGCCCCCAAAGGTTCCGTACTCACCTTCGGGCCCATGAAGCAAGGCTGCAGAGCTTACTTGGCCGTCGGCGGCGGATTGGAGGTGCCGGTGCAAATGAACAGCCGCTCCACCTATTTGCGGGCCGGTATTGGGGGATATGGCGGGCGAGCGCTGGCCAAAGGCGACAGGCTTCCGGTCGGGAACATGTGCATGCGGAGCCTGAATTTGCTGGCCTTGCTGGCCCGGAAGGCGGAGAATAGCGCGGGCGCCGTCAGCCGCTGGTCGATTTCCGCCGATCTTATCCCTCCCTACGAGCCGAATCCGACGGTCCGGGTGATCGCGGGAGAGCAATACGATTTGTTCCGGGAAGAGAGCAAAACGTTATTCGTAAGCGAACCGTTTGAGGTGTTGCCGCAGTCCGACCGGATGGGATACCGTTTCAAGGGGCCCGAGCTCAAGCTGGAGAAAAACGAGGAGATGGTCTCCTCGGCCGTTACGATGGGAACGGTACAGGTGCCGCCTGATGGCCATCCGATCGTGCTGATGGCCGACCGCCAGACGTCCGGAGGGTATCCGAAAATCGCCCAGGTGGCTTCCGCGGATTTGCCGCTGCTCGCCCAAGTGAATTTGGGCGGGAAGGTGAGTTTCCAGATAATCAGCTTAAGAGAAGCGCAGCGGCAGCTCGTCGAACGCGAAAAAGCCGTCCTTACTTTGCGCCGGGGACTCGACCTTTTGCAGCAGCAGAAGTAA
- a CDS encoding GNAT family N-acetyltransferase: MADVLIRIGQLEQLDEIMGLMARCIQVMRDSGSDQWDETYPNREVITEDLRRGTLFAAESGGVVVGIVVLDERQDEEYESIVWRQPEGPNLIMHRLAVDPAAQGRGIARTLIAYAERFAQQNGYRSIRLDTYAKNASALKLYRGLGYDQRGEVNFPRRVAVFPVFEKVFSDPDQEQG, from the coding sequence ATGGCGGACGTATTGATTCGTATAGGACAATTGGAACAATTGGACGAAATTATGGGGCTGATGGCCCGCTGCATTCAAGTTATGAGGGACAGCGGGAGCGATCAATGGGACGAGACCTACCCGAACCGCGAGGTTATCACGGAGGATTTGCGGCGAGGGACGCTGTTTGCGGCAGAAAGCGGCGGTGTTGTGGTTGGCATCGTCGTGCTGGACGAACGTCAGGACGAGGAATATGAGTCCATCGTTTGGAGGCAGCCGGAGGGGCCGAATTTGATCATGCACCGGCTGGCCGTCGATCCGGCGGCGCAGGGGCGGGGGATCGCCCGCACTCTGATCGCTTATGCGGAACGATTTGCGCAGCAAAACGGTTACCGGAGCATCCGCCTGGATACCTACGCGAAAAACGCGTCCGCGCTTAAGCTGTATCGCGGTTTGGGATACGACCAGCGTGGGGAAGTGAATTTTCCGCGCCGGGTTGCGGTTTTTCCGGTGTTTGAAAAGGTGTTTTCCGATCCGGACCAAGAGCAGGGCTAA
- a CDS encoding ABC-F family ATP-binding cassette domain-containing protein, which yields MSILNVEKLSHGFGDRAIFNDVSFRLLKGEHIGLIGANGEGKSTFMNIITGKLQPDEGKIEWARRTRVGYLDQHAVLSKGMTIRDVLRGAFQYLFDLEQEMNDMYAKMGEVSPEELERLLEEVGTIQDTLTNQDFYMIDAKVEETARGLGLTDIGLDKDVNDLSGGQRTKVLLAKLLLEKPDILLLDEPTNYLDEQHIEWLKRYLQEYENAFILISHDIPFLNSVINLIYHMENQELTRYAGDYHHFQQVYEAKKQQLEAAYKRQQQEIADLKDFVARNKASVATRNMAMSRQKKLDKMEIIELAREKPKPQFNFKDARTSGKLIFETADLVIGYDSPLSKPLNLRMERGQKIALVGANGIGKTTLLRSILGQIPALSGSVHLGDLLEIGYFEQEMKEANYNTCIEEIWDEFPSFTQFEVRAALAKCGLTTKHIESKIAVLSGGEKAKVRLCKLINRETNLLVLDEPTNHLDVDAKDELKRALIAYKGSILLISHEPEFYRDVVTETWNCEAWTTKML from the coding sequence ATGAGCATATTGAATGTAGAAAAGCTAAGCCACGGGTTTGGCGACCGGGCTATTTTTAACGATGTGTCCTTCCGGCTGCTGAAAGGCGAGCATATCGGCCTGATCGGGGCCAACGGCGAAGGCAAATCCACCTTCATGAACATCATTACGGGCAAGCTCCAGCCCGATGAAGGCAAAATCGAGTGGGCGCGCCGGACGCGCGTCGGCTATTTGGATCAGCATGCGGTGCTGAGCAAGGGCATGACGATCCGCGACGTGCTGCGCGGGGCGTTTCAGTATCTGTTCGACTTGGAGCAGGAAATGAACGACATGTATGCGAAAATGGGCGAGGTGTCGCCGGAGGAGCTTGAGCGGCTGCTGGAGGAGGTCGGCACGATTCAGGATACGCTGACGAACCAGGACTTCTACATGATCGACGCGAAAGTCGAAGAGACCGCGCGGGGACTCGGGTTGACCGATATCGGGCTGGATAAGGACGTAAACGATTTGAGCGGCGGGCAACGGACGAAAGTGCTGCTGGCCAAGCTGCTGTTGGAGAAGCCGGACATTCTGCTGCTGGACGAACCGACGAACTATCTGGACGAGCAGCATATCGAATGGCTCAAACGCTACCTGCAGGAATACGAAAATGCGTTTATTTTGATTTCGCACGACATTCCGTTTTTGAACAGCGTCATTAACTTGATCTATCATATGGAGAATCAAGAGCTGACCCGTTATGCCGGCGATTACCATCATTTCCAGCAGGTATATGAGGCTAAAAAACAGCAGCTGGAGGCCGCCTATAAGCGCCAGCAGCAGGAAATCGCCGACCTGAAGGATTTCGTCGCCCGCAACAAGGCGAGCGTCGCGACCCGGAACATGGCGATGTCCAGGCAAAAGAAGCTGGACAAGATGGAGATCATCGAACTGGCCAGGGAAAAGCCGAAGCCGCAGTTTAATTTCAAGGATGCGAGAACGTCCGGGAAGCTGATCTTCGAAACGGCGGATTTGGTGATCGGCTATGATTCGCCGCTCTCGAAGCCGCTGAACCTGCGCATGGAACGCGGGCAGAAAATCGCCCTGGTCGGGGCCAACGGGATCGGGAAAACGACGCTGCTGCGCAGCATTCTCGGGCAGATTCCGGCGCTATCCGGGTCCGTGCACCTCGGCGATCTCCTGGAAATCGGTTATTTTGAGCAGGAGATGAAAGAAGCGAACTACAACACGTGCATTGAGGAAATTTGGGACGAGTTCCCGTCGTTTACGCAGTTTGAGGTGCGCGCCGCGTTGGCCAAATGCGGCCTTACGACGAAGCATATCGAGAGCAAAATCGCCGTGCTGAGCGGGGGGGAGAAAGCCAAAGTCCGCCTGTGCAAGCTGATTAACCGCGAGACGAATTTGCTGGTGCTCGACGAACCGACGAACCACTTGGACGTGGACGCGAAGGATGAATTGAAGCGGGCGCTTATTGCGTATAAGGGGAGCATTTTGCTCATTTCCCACGAACCGGAGTTTTACCGCGACGTTGTGACGGAAACGTGGAACTGCGAAGCGTGGACGACGAAGATGCTGTAA
- a CDS encoding XdhC family protein produces MEEITRSLLACRTEGRRCAVAAVIEVDGSAYRREGARCLIHEDGEVTGILSGGCIEEDLRGHAAEVLRSGEPLKLFYDFRVKGDGVWGLGLGCNGAITVWLEPFDPVRAPEAADRILSDLLGRAETREPYEAVTVIVSSDPVAVPPGTRGVSPSGAYAGRLDGGRTAGLVRDVRGSSRLELLVERIAPRPELVIVGAGDDARVLCSMAKMLQWRVTVAYHATEKAGKSRFPEADELLIIPRLAFDQVDVKGKFVVVMSHNLDLDREAVRKMLTPEVAYLGLVGSRYRLERILEHMGPGREHPHKADEADGSLGEAGEQGTEQETEQGEAQRSGIDRSLLDKLYSPVGLDIGAATPQEIAMSILAEMLACRNGKPGGFLRNRKGLRAASSAAQVAEACLAPRDLCQTSETTCHV; encoded by the coding sequence ATGGAGGAGATAACCCGCTCGCTGCTCGCTTGCCGGACGGAAGGACGGCGCTGCGCCGTGGCTGCGGTGATCGAGGTGGACGGCTCCGCTTACCGCCGCGAAGGGGCGCGCTGCCTTATCCACGAGGATGGGGAAGTGACGGGTATCCTCAGCGGCGGCTGCATCGAGGAGGATTTGCGCGGGCACGCCGCGGAGGTGCTGCGTTCCGGCGAGCCGCTAAAGCTGTTCTACGACTTCCGGGTCAAAGGCGACGGCGTTTGGGGGCTTGGGCTCGGCTGCAACGGTGCGATCACCGTTTGGCTGGAGCCGTTTGATCCGGTGCGCGCTCCCGAGGCGGCGGACCGGATTTTATCCGACCTGCTGGGGCGTGCGGAAACGCGGGAGCCCTACGAGGCGGTGACGGTGATCGTTTCCTCCGATCCCGTCGCCGTTCCGCCGGGCACGCGCGGGGTTAGCCCCAGCGGGGCGTACGCCGGCCGGCTTGACGGCGGCCGGACGGCCGGGCTGGTGCGAGACGTACGCGGCAGCTCCCGGCTGGAGCTGCTGGTCGAACGCATCGCACCGCGCCCGGAACTGGTCATCGTCGGCGCCGGCGACGATGCCCGCGTGCTCTGCAGCATGGCGAAAATGCTGCAGTGGCGCGTCACCGTCGCCTACCATGCGACGGAAAAAGCGGGCAAAAGCCGGTTCCCGGAGGCGGACGAACTGCTGATCATTCCGCGCCTTGCCTTTGACCAAGTGGACGTCAAAGGCAAATTCGTGGTGGTCATGTCGCACAATCTCGACTTGGACCGCGAAGCGGTGCGAAAGATGCTTACGCCGGAGGTGGCTTATCTGGGGCTCGTCGGCTCGAGATACCGGCTGGAAAGAATATTGGAGCATATGGGGCCCGGGCGGGAACATCCGCATAAGGCAGATGAAGCAGACGGAAGCCTTGGCGAAGCCGGGGAGCAGGGAACGGAGCAGGAGACGGAGCAGGGTGAAGCGCAGCGCAGCGGCATAGACCGCAGCCTCTTGGATAAGCTGTATTCCCCCGTTGGCCTGGATATCGGGGCGGCTACGCCACAGGAGATCGCCATGAGCATCCTTGCGGAAATGTTGGCCTGCCGAAACGGCAAGCCCGGGGGATTTCTACGCAACCGTAAAGGGCTGCGCGCGGCATCCTCGGCCGCGCAGGTTGCCGAAGCGTGCCTTGCGCCGCGGGATCTCTGCCAAACTTCGGAGACTACTTGCCATGTCTGA
- a CDS encoding YebC/PmpR family DNA-binding transcriptional regulator: protein MGRKWNNIKEKKASKDANTSRIYAKFGVEIYVAAKKGEPDPESNRALKVVLERAKTYNVPKAIIDRALDKAKGSSEETYQELRYEGFGPNGSMVIVDTLTNNVNRTAPEVRSAFNKNGGNMGVSGSVSYMFDATAVIGMEGKTIDEVFEILMEADVEVRDIVEEDDSVIVYAEPDQFHAVQEAFKNAGITEFTVAELTMLPQNYVTLPKEAEAQFEKLIDALEDLEDVQQVYHNVEFED from the coding sequence ATGGGCCGCAAATGGAACAATATTAAGGAGAAAAAAGCTTCGAAAGACGCCAACACAAGCCGGATTTACGCAAAATTCGGGGTTGAAATTTATGTAGCCGCCAAGAAGGGCGAACCGGATCCGGAATCGAACCGCGCCTTGAAAGTCGTTCTGGAACGGGCCAAAACCTACAATGTGCCTAAAGCGATCATCGACCGCGCTCTGGATAAAGCGAAAGGCAGCTCGGAGGAAACCTATCAGGAGCTCCGTTACGAAGGCTTTGGACCAAACGGGTCGATGGTCATTGTCGATACGTTGACCAACAACGTGAACCGGACGGCGCCGGAGGTGCGTTCCGCATTCAACAAAAACGGCGGGAATATGGGCGTCAGCGGTTCGGTATCCTATATGTTTGACGCCACCGCGGTGATCGGCATGGAAGGAAAAACGATCGACGAAGTGTTCGAAATCCTGATGGAAGCCGATGTCGAGGTACGCGATATCGTAGAAGAGGATGATTCGGTCATCGTATACGCCGAACCGGATCAATTCCACGCGGTGCAGGAAGCGTTCAAAAACGCAGGGATCACCGAGTTTACCGTGGCCGAGCTGACGATGCTGCCGCAAAACTATGTGACGCTTCCGAAAGAGGCCGAAGCGCAATTCGAGAAGCTGATCGATGCGCTGGAAGATTTGGAAGATGTCCAGCAAGTCTATCATAATGTCGAATTTGAAGACTGA
- a CDS encoding aldo/keto reductase translates to MDRKYLSAIFNNRAGRSGLKLPAISLGLWHNFGGIDVLENGRAMLRRAFDLGITHFDLANNYGPPPGSAEETFGRVLREDFRPYRDELIISTKAGYYMWPGPYGEWGSKKYLVSSLDQSLKRMGLEFVDIFYHHRPDPDTPLEETMSALDLVVRQGKALYVGLSNYRPEETRAAAKILKELGTPCVIHQPSYSMMNRWIEEGLQDVLQEEGIGSIVFSPLEKGILTDRYLGGIAPDSRAAGPSVFLRAEDLTAERIGQVKRLNDLAAARGQKLSQMALSWVLRGGKVTSALIGASKVSQIEDAVLALRNTSFSAEELGQIDEILGY, encoded by the coding sequence CTGGACCGCAAATATTTGTCGGCCATCTTTAATAACCGCGCCGGCAGAAGCGGCTTGAAGCTGCCCGCCATATCCCTCGGATTATGGCATAATTTCGGCGGCATCGATGTTTTGGAAAACGGGCGGGCGATGCTGCGCCGGGCGTTTGACCTCGGCATTACGCATTTTGATCTGGCCAACAACTACGGCCCGCCGCCGGGGTCGGCGGAGGAAACGTTCGGCAGGGTGCTCAGGGAAGACTTCCGCCCTTACCGTGACGAATTGATCATCTCCACCAAAGCGGGCTACTACATGTGGCCGGGACCTTACGGGGAATGGGGCTCCAAAAAATATCTCGTCTCCAGTCTGGATCAGAGTCTCAAACGGATGGGCCTCGAATTTGTCGATATTTTTTACCACCATCGCCCTGATCCGGATACACCGTTGGAGGAAACGATGTCCGCGCTCGACCTCGTCGTGCGTCAAGGGAAAGCGCTTTATGTCGGGCTGTCCAATTATCGGCCGGAAGAAACTCGCGCGGCAGCGAAAATCCTCAAAGAGCTCGGCACGCCATGCGTGATTCATCAGCCCAGCTATTCGATGATGAACCGCTGGATCGAGGAGGGGCTGCAGGATGTTTTGCAGGAAGAGGGGATCGGTTCGATCGTTTTTTCGCCGTTGGAAAAAGGCATCCTGACCGACCGCTACTTAGGCGGGATCGCGCCGGATTCCCGGGCGGCCGGGCCCAGCGTATTCCTGCGTGCGGAGGATTTGACCGCGGAGCGGATCGGCCAGGTGAAGCGGCTTAACGATTTGGCCGCAGCAAGGGGGCAAAAGCTGTCGCAAATGGCGCTCTCCTGGGTGCTGCGGGGCGGCAAGGTGACCTCGGCGCTCATCGGCGCGAGCAAGGTCAGCCAGATCGAAGACGCGGTTCTTGCGCTGCGAAACACCTCGTTCAGCGCTGAAGAGCTGGGCCAAATCGACGAGATTTTAGGTTATTAG
- a CDS encoding LamB/YcsF family protein — protein MSVVDLNCDMGESFGAYKIGSDSKVLKYVTSANIACGFHAGDPSMMHQTVKLALESGAALGAHPGLPDLAGFGRREMNISPQEACDMVVYQIGALWGFVRAEGAKLQHVKPHGALYNMAARNAGLAEAIAEAVYKVDPELILFGLAGSELIQAGQKAGLRTASEVFSDRTYQSDGSLTPRRQPDALITDEQKSVNQVIRMVAEGKVMSRQNVDVPIRADTICIHGDGAHAVEFAGKIRSSLTKAGIVVQPIGVTLGRSEQG, from the coding sequence ATGAGCGTGGTGGACTTGAATTGCGACATGGGAGAAAGTTTTGGCGCTTATAAAATCGGCAGTGACAGCAAGGTGCTGAAGTATGTGACCTCCGCCAATATCGCCTGCGGTTTTCACGCCGGGGATCCGTCGATGATGCACCAAACCGTAAAGCTGGCCTTGGAAAGCGGAGCTGCGCTCGGCGCCCATCCGGGACTGCCGGATCTTGCCGGCTTCGGCCGCCGGGAGATGAATATTTCCCCTCAGGAAGCTTGCGACATGGTCGTGTACCAAATCGGCGCTTTGTGGGGATTCGTGCGTGCGGAAGGCGCAAAGCTGCAGCATGTGAAGCCGCACGGGGCCCTATACAATATGGCGGCCCGCAATGCCGGGCTGGCTGAAGCGATCGCCGAGGCGGTTTACAAAGTCGATCCCGAGCTGATTTTGTTCGGCCTGGCCGGAAGCGAATTGATTCAAGCCGGGCAAAAAGCGGGGCTGCGCACTGCAAGCGAGGTGTTCTCCGACCGTACTTACCAGTCCGACGGTTCACTGACGCCCCGCAGACAGCCTGATGCTTTGATTACCGATGAGCAAAAATCGGTCAACCAGGTGATTCGCATGGTGGCTGAAGGCAAAGTAATGTCCCGGCAGAACGTGGACGTGCCGATCCGGGCCGATACGATATGCATTCATGGCGACGGCGCGCATGCCGTGGAATTTGCCGGCAAAATCCGCAGCTCTCTCACGAAAGCGGGGATCGTCGTTCAGCCGATCGGTGTGACGCTCGGACGAAGCGAGCAGGGGTGA
- a CDS encoding nucleotidyltransferase family protein yields the protein MSDWANAVWALILAGGASARMGRPKLLLPAPQGNVLKQTVYQALSSGSCRVAVIAAANGPVKRKHLEVRPVLRAGAGGMMTAGAADVRPDLAEVTEWLETDASARGLGASLAAGVRQLSARHSMQAILVLLGDQPEIKPDSIRRVTGTFRETRAWIVQARYEDRPAHPVLFAAPLFAELTALNGDVGAKDLLRKFNDRIVYSAVPGPAPGDIDTPEDYRSYVRNAFSKT from the coding sequence ATGTCTGACTGGGCAAACGCCGTCTGGGCGTTGATTCTCGCCGGCGGGGCGTCGGCGCGGATGGGCCGGCCCAAGCTGCTGCTTCCGGCGCCCCAAGGCAATGTGCTTAAGCAAACGGTATATCAGGCGTTGTCTTCCGGCAGCTGCCGGGTGGCGGTTATCGCCGCCGCAAACGGCCCGGTCAAGCGGAAGCACCTGGAGGTCCGGCCGGTGCTGCGGGCGGGAGCCGGGGGCATGATGACAGCGGGAGCGGCCGATGTTCGACCGGATTTGGCGGAGGTTACCGAATGGCTTGAAACGGATGCTTCAGCACGGGGGCTCGGCGCATCGCTGGCCGCCGGCGTGCGGCAGCTGTCGGCGCGCCATTCAATGCAGGCCATCCTGGTGCTGCTTGGCGATCAGCCGGAAATAAAGCCCGATTCGATCCGCCGGGTGACCGGTACGTTCCGGGAAACCAGAGCATGGATCGTTCAGGCCCGTTATGAGGATCGTCCGGCCCATCCGGTGCTGTTTGCCGCCCCGCTGTTTGCCGAACTGACCGCGCTGAACGGCGACGTGGGCGCCAAAGACCTTCTGCGCAAATTTAACGATCGCATTGTATATTCCGCTGTCCCCGGTCCGGCGCCGGGTGATATCGACACGCCGGAGGACTATCGAAGTTATGTGCGGAATGCTTTTTCCAAAACTTGA